In one window of Brassica rapa cultivar Chiifu-401-42 chromosome A07, CAAS_Brap_v3.01, whole genome shotgun sequence DNA:
- the LOC103832353 gene encoding LOW QUALITY PROTEIN: F-box/LRR-repeat protein 13-like (The sequence of the model RefSeq protein was modified relative to this genomic sequence to represent the inferred CDS: inserted 4 bases in 2 codons) — MDEDREKRHRFKRPSSVDWISSLPDCLLSQILSNLPTKDAVKTSVLSTRWRSLWKQVPSLDLANFDFSLYFPYCPKFLTFVDSFLLDLNRDSCLHEFKLKYDSDGETDHLSRWINTLVKRKVKHIDIVDESNASWDFPIPTTLYSCESLVSLKLSGLTLPNPNLVVSLPSLKTIYLTIAKFXTLERLIPQCPVLESLGIDSSFCDDVEVLRVRSRSLLRFTHLSDCCDDSDEEFVVEIDAPKLEYFRVGDHXDTVFSLDYDKSFDPNDGQKRNVIRGFLVGISRVKDMTIASSTLEVIYDYSRCEPLPLFRNLTFLRVEFYGYRWEMLPVFLESCPNLKSLVVGSIRGREKEGVHILFEPQCFLPSLEYVKIERPLKGEAMEIKLVSYLLENSSILKKLTLLLDVSREREESDILKELLSIPRLSSSCQVVAL; from the exons ATGGATGAAGACCGAGAGAAACGTCACCGTTTCAAACGGCCAAGCTCAGTTGATTGGATAAGCAGCTTACCAGATTGCTTGCTATCCCAGATCCTCTCGAATCTCCCCACCAAAGACGCGGTCAAGACCAGTGTCCTCTCCACCAGATGGAGAAGCCTCTGGAAACAAGTACCTTCTTTGGATTTAGCGAACTTCGATTTTTCCTTGTATTTCCCATACTGCCCCAAGTTCTTAACATTCGTCGACAGCTTCCTCCTCGATCTCAACAGAGATTCTTGCTTACACGAGTTCAAATTAAAGTACGATTCCGACGGAGAGACCGATCATCTCAGCCGTTGGATCAACACTCTCGTCAAACGTAAAGTGAAACACATCGACATCGTAGACGAATCGAACGCAAGCTGGGATTTCCCGATCCCGACGACGCTCTACTCTTGCGAGAGTCTGGTCTCTTTAAAGCTCTCTGGGCTAACTTTACCTAATCCAAACCTCGTTGTTTCTTTACCTTCTCTCAAGACTATTTATCTCACTATCGCTAAGTT GACGTTGGAGAGGCTAATCCCGCAATGTCCGGTTCTGGAAAGCTTAGGTATCGATAGCAGCTTTTGCGATGACGTTGAGGTTTTGCGTGTGCGGTCTCGGTCTCTGCTGAGGTTCACTCATCTTTCCGACTGCTGTGATGATTCGGATGAGGAGTTTGTGGTTGAGATTGATGCTCCCAAGCTAGAGTATTTCAGGGTTGGTGATCA AGATACTGTGTTTAGCTTGGATTATGATAAGAGTTTTGATCCGAATGATGGACAGAAGAGGAATGTGATTCGTGGTTTTCTTGTGGGGATCTCTAGGGTCAAAGATATGACCATCGCCTCGAGTACTCTTGAGGTCATTTATGATTACTCAAGATGTGAGCCACTACCTTTGTTCCGTAACCTAACGTTCTTGCGTGTTGAGTTCTACGGCTACAGGTGGGAGATGTTGCCAGTCTTTCTTGAGAGCTGTCCCAATCTGAAGTCCCTTGTCGTG GGATCTATTAGAGGTCGGGAGAAGGAAGGAGTTCATATTTTGTTCGAACCTCAGTGTTTCCTACCATCTCTAGAGTATGTTAAGATAGAGAGGCCGTTGAAAGGGGAGGCGATGGAGATTAAGCTAGTGAGTTACTTACTTGAGAACTCGAGCATCCTCAAGAAACTGACCTTATTGTTGGATGTTtccagagagagagaagaatctGACATTCTCAAAGAACTCCTTTCCATTCCAAGACTCTCTAGCTCATGTCAAGTTGTTGCTCTCTGA